GAACGCCTTGGAAGTCAGCGACCTGAGTTTCGCCTACGGCGCCAGGGAAGCCCTGCGCCAGATCCATTTCAGCGTGCCCGCCGGACGCTTCGCCGCGCTCCTCGGGCCCAACGGCGCGGGGAAGTCGACGCTGATTGCCCTGCTGACGCGCCTGTATGACGTGCAGCGCGGCGAGATCCGGGTCGGCGGCCATTCGCTGCGCACGTCACCGCGCCAGGCCTTGCGCCAGCTGGGCGTAGTGTTCCAGCAAAGCACGCTGGACCTGGACCTGAGCGTCGAACAGAACCTGCGCTATCACCTCGCGCTGCACGGTGTGTCACGCCGCCAGGGCTGCGCGCGGGTCGACGCCGAGCTGGCCCGCCAACAATTGACGGAACGGCGCCACGAGCGCGTGCGCAACCTCAACGGTGGGCATCGGCGCCGGGTGGAAATCGCCCGCGCCCTGCTCCACGAGCCGCGCCTGTTGTTGCTGGACGAGCCGAGCGTCGGCCTTGATCCCGCCAGCCGCCAGGCCTTGGGGCAGCATATTCGCCAGTTGTGCAACGAACACGGCATCAGCGTGCTCTGGACCACTCACTTGCTCGACGAAGTGCAGCCCAGCGATGACCTGCTCATCGTGCATCAGGGCCGGCTCGTCGCCAGCGGTCGGGCCGAGGACGTGAGCGAGGAACACGGCGGCAGCCTCGGCTCGGCCTTCCATCGTCTGACTGCCTCGGGGGTGGCCGCATGAATGCTTATTGGCAATGTTTCAGCGGCATCGTGATGCGCGAATGGCTGCGCTTCGTCTTGCAGCGCACGCGGTTGCTCAGCGCGCTGGTGCGACCGCTGTTGTGGTTGCTGGTGTTCGCCGCCGGTTTTCGGGCGGCGCTGGGCATCGCCATCATCGCGCCCTACGACACCTACATCCCCTACGAGGTATACATCGTGCCGGGGCTCGCCTGCATGATCCTTCTGTTCAACGGCATGCAAGGCTCGCTGTCGATGGTGTACGACCGGGAAATGGGCAGCATGCGCGTGTTGCTGACCAGCCCCCTGCCCCGGGCCTTTCTACTGGCGAGCAAGTTGCTCGCGACCTCGCTGATTTCCTTGCTGCAGGTCTACGCCTTTCTCGCCATCGCCTGGGTCTACGGCGTCCAGCCTCCGGCGATGGGCCTGCTGCTGGCATTGCCGGCGCTGCTGCTGGTGGCGCTGATGCTCAGCGCCCTGGGCCTGTTGTTGTCCAATGCGATCCGGCAACTGGAGAATTTCGCCGGGGTGATGAATTTCGTCATCTTCCCGATGTTTTTCCTGTCTTCGGCGCTGTATCCGCTATGGAAAATGCTCGAGGCCAGCCCTTGGTTGTACTGGCTGTGCGCGGTGAACCCCTTCACCCATGGCGTGGAATTGGTGCGGTTCGCCTTGTACGGGCAATTCAACCTGCTGGCGATGACCGTGTGCGTGGGGTTGACGCTGCTGTTCGCGCTGCTGGCGGTGTGGACGTTCAATCCGCAGCATGCGGCGTTGCGCAAGGCCAATTGAACGGTCCAGCAACACACGGTCCCTGTGGGAGCGAGCTTGCTCGCGAAGGCGGTGGACCAGACACATCAATGCTGACTGAATCACCGCCATCGCGAGCAAGCCCGCTCCCACAGGGGATTGGTGTGATTCGTGATGAAAATTACTACTTTAGTAGCGGTTTTCCTGTCTATGGTCGCATTCACAAGACCTCGACCCTGGCATGTAATGGGCGCATAACAAAAAGGATAAATCCCATGCCCCGTTTGCTGGCGATCGTCTTGCTGGGCCTGGCGCTGAATGTCGCCCAGGCTGACACCGCGCTGTTTTCCCCGCAGGGCTACCGCATCACGCAGTACCGCAGCCCGACGCCCGCCTCCGCCGACGGCGCGCAAACCCTCGACACCGAA
This genomic interval from Pseudomonas alvandae contains the following:
- a CDS encoding ABC transporter ATP-binding protein, producing MNALEVSDLSFAYGAREALRQIHFSVPAGRFAALLGPNGAGKSTLIALLTRLYDVQRGEIRVGGHSLRTSPRQALRQLGVVFQQSTLDLDLSVEQNLRYHLALHGVSRRQGCARVDAELARQQLTERRHERVRNLNGGHRRRVEIARALLHEPRLLLLDEPSVGLDPASRQALGQHIRQLCNEHGISVLWTTHLLDEVQPSDDLLIVHQGRLVASGRAEDVSEEHGGSLGSAFHRLTASGVAA
- a CDS encoding ABC transporter permease — its product is MNAYWQCFSGIVMREWLRFVLQRTRLLSALVRPLLWLLVFAAGFRAALGIAIIAPYDTYIPYEVYIVPGLACMILLFNGMQGSLSMVYDREMGSMRVLLTSPLPRAFLLASKLLATSLISLLQVYAFLAIAWVYGVQPPAMGLLLALPALLLVALMLSALGLLLSNAIRQLENFAGVMNFVIFPMFFLSSALYPLWKMLEASPWLYWLCAVNPFTHGVELVRFALYGQFNLLAMTVCVGLTLLFALLAVWTFNPQHAALRKAN